The genomic interval TGGAAGAAATAAAAGTATATAAATTGGAAAATGAATTTTTGAAAGTTGAGCTTTTAAATTTAGGAGCTACTATAAAAAAACTTGAAGTAAAAGATAAGAATGGAAATTTTAGAAATGTAGTTCTTGGTTTTAATGATATTGAAAAATATAGAGAAAATCCTGCGTATTTTGGAGCTGTAATAGGTAGAACGGCTGGAAGAATTAAAAATGCAGAATTGAAAATAGGAGACAAGGTATATAAGTTAGACAGCAATAATAATGGAAATACTTTACATGGTGGAAAGAACTCTATCAGTCATAGATTTTGGACAGTAGAAAAATTAGAAAATGGTCTAGTTTTTTCTATAGACAGTCCTCATTTAGATAACGGTTATCCTGCTAATCTTGAAATTAAAGTTAGCTATATTTTAAATAAAAATGAATTGGAAATTAGATATTTTACTAAAGCTGATAGTTTAACTTATTTAAATTTAACTAACCACAGCTATTTTAATCTAAGTGGAAATCCTGAA from Fusobacterium pseudoperiodonticum carries:
- a CDS encoding aldose epimerase family protein, which produces MEEIKVYKLENEFLKVELLNLGATIKKLEVKDKNGNFRNVVLGFNDIEKYRENPAYFGAVIGRTAGRIKNAELKIGDKVYKLDSNNNGNTLHGGKNSISHRFWTVEKLENGLVFSIDSPHLDNGYPANLEIKVSYILNKNELEIRYFTKADSLTYLNLTNHSYFNLSGNPENTIYEDILKINSDYLVGIDENSIPCETIALENNIFDFRKTKKLNDFFIGTDIQKTIANDGIDHPFIFNEKIGKLEIENLESGIKMLVETDNPAVVIYTGNYLQDIAFKKHSAICFETQEVPNLYLNPSFIDENKAYERYTKFIFN